A stretch of the Colias croceus chromosome 13, ilColCroc2.1 genome encodes the following:
- the LOC123697005 gene encoding uncharacterized protein LOC123697005 yields the protein MEPNFEKADSRNLPKVDAIMVGMFFKNNPDFYAPELRNVKTATAARESYGDDAIGYVQLRRESDLCTVKCKICPEHKVKASSYKVVMIVDEKKNEIISCQCTDCAASAGGCKHAVAFLMWTHRRSEEPSCTEVECYWKKSTLSRVGTSVKFITLDKMSKKQASRYEESKDLLTEFLHEAKKRKITNCELQKYQHDFRHGDMMQFSMHHFLMQTSGDVKNNVTKLLESLAEQLDEKIVTSIEVATKSQYKSPLWYEMRYSRITASKAFEASRCQTADGSLVAAVMGAKTPDTAAMKRGRELELSVIKIVQNKLKKKFKPCGVFLSTKYPMVAATPDGISKDAVVEVKCPTSEETKLNYLKEGQVMQKYFAQVQIQMYVTNKKKGYFCVAHPDFEQSKKVDIVLINYDDEYVNDLLQNVETFWKVNIYPILVRSTSY from the exons ATGGAACCTAATTTCGAAAAAGCAGACAGTAGAAATCTACCTAAAGTGGACGCTATAATGGTTGGcatgttttttaaaaacaacccAGATTTTTACGCTCCTGAATTGAGAAATGTGAAAACAGCTAC GGCTGCAAGAGAATCATATGGAGATGATGCAATTGGATATGTCCAACTGCGTCGTGAATCTGACCTTTGCACAGTTAAATGCAAAATCTGCCCAGAGCATAAGGTGAAGGCCAGTTCCTACAAAGTAGTGATGATAGTGGatgagaaaaaaaatgaaattataagcTGTCAGTGCACGGACTGTGCTGCTTCAGCTGGTGGTTGTAAGCATGCAGTAGCATTTTTAATGTGGACCCATCGTAGAAGTGAAGAACCTTCTTGCACTGAGGTTGAGTGCTATTGGAAGAAAAGTACTCTTTCAAGAGTAGGCACAAGTGTGAAGTTCATAACATTAGACAAGATGAGCAAAAAACAAGCTTCTCGTTATGAAGAAAGTAAAGATTTGCTAACGGAATTCCTTCATGAAGCtaaaaagagaaaaataacTAACTGTGAACTTCAGAAATATCAACATGATTTCAGGCATGGTGATATGATGCAGTTTTCTATGCATCATTTTCTGATGCAAACTTCTGGggatgttaaaaataatgttaccaAGTTACTTGAATCATTAGCAGAGCAGCTAGATGAAAAGATTGTGACTTCAATAGAAGTAGCAACTAAGAGCCAGTATAAAAGTCCTCTCTGGTATGAGATGAGATACAGTCGTATTACAGCTTCCAAAGCTTTTGAAGCCAGTCGCTGCCAAACAGCTGATGGATCTTTAGTAGCTGCAGTTATGGGGGCCAAAACGCCTGATACTGCTGCAATGAAAAGAGGCCGAGAGCTAGAATTATCGGTCAtaaaaattgtgcaaaacaaaCTGAAGAAGAAATTCAAGCCCTGTGGTGTGTTTCTGTCTACAAAATACCCCATGGTTGCAGCTACTCCAGATGGAATAAGTAAAGATGCAGTTGTTGAAGTAAAATGTCCAACTAGTGAGGAAACGAAACTTAACTACCTCAAAGAAGGACAAGTGATGCAAAAGTATTTCGCTCAAGTACAGATACAAATGTATGTGACAAATAAGAAGAAAGGTTACTTTTGTGTGGCTCATCCTGATTTTGAACAATCAAAAAAAGTAGATATagttctaataaattatgatgaTGAATATGTTAATGACTTGTTGCAGAATGTGGAAACCTTTTGGAAAGTTAATATTTATCCCATTCTAGTACGTAGCACTTCATATTAA